From a single Gimesia fumaroli genomic region:
- a CDS encoding metal-dependent hydrolase, with amino-acid sequence MATKITWLGHSAYQIETTGKTILLDPFLTGNPSAAISANEATADAIIVSHGHGDHVGDTVDIAKRTNALVIANFEIIDWMGKQGVENVHPQHIGGAHQYEFGTVKLTIAHHGSMLPDGSNGGSPCGILLKLTDGTIYFAADTGLFYDMTLIGEEGVDLAILPIGDNFTMGPEDSIRATKLISPKRVMPMHYNTWPLIEQDAAAWAEQIRAQTTAEPVLLEPGEFCQL; translated from the coding sequence ATGGCAACGAAGATCACCTGGCTGGGACATTCTGCCTATCAAATTGAAACCACCGGTAAGACGATTCTGCTGGACCCGTTTCTGACTGGAAATCCCAGCGCCGCAATTTCGGCGAATGAAGCAACCGCAGATGCGATTATTGTCAGTCATGGACACGGCGACCACGTTGGTGATACGGTTGACATTGCCAAACGAACGAATGCCCTGGTGATTGCCAATTTTGAAATCATTGACTGGATGGGCAAACAGGGTGTGGAGAATGTACATCCGCAGCATATTGGCGGCGCACACCAATACGAGTTTGGAACCGTCAAACTCACAATCGCCCATCACGGCTCGATGCTGCCTGATGGCAGTAATGGCGGCAGTCCTTGTGGAATTCTGTTGAAATTAACGGATGGTACAATTTACTTCGCCGCAGACACAGGCCTGTTTTATGACATGACTTTAATCGGCGAAGAAGGGGTGGATCTGGCGATCTTACCCATTGGCGATAACTTTACCATGGGACCTGAGGATTCGATTCGGGCAACTAAGCTGATTTCTCCCAAACGAGTAATGCCGATGCACTATAATACCTGGCCGCTGATTGAACAGGATGCCGCTGCGTGGGCAGAACAAATTCGGGCACAGACCACAGCTGAACCAGTCCTGTTGGAACCGGGTGAGTTCTGTCAGCTTTGA
- a CDS encoding HTTM domain-containing protein — translation MDAKEVIPTLTHSIRDRFQRFFFAEEVPYGLAIVRMLVPLVLLGTVCTRWPYSRELFSADGAPAPLAEIFRYYDFLPMLPGTVVVGLFAALAFFLFCSSIGWMTRFSLIASVTLYTYFCFMDCISMATKYSVIASHVLFLLSLSRCGSIWSVDSWLKGKREKKSLPLYTKHELPRFEVWPQRLMQILIALIYFGAAITKLHTPGYLEGDQISYWAMSRYNNPHPLGEFLTMYPIMLSVMSYVAIVWEIAFVFIVWRKWGRILGLGLGAAFHIGTLFSLGLYIFPMVSISIYFCFLTENDVQWISAQFRRLVRGTGWLKQTAASLGAAIEKYRPQPVAGWKSPTAWVTGIMVVLVLSIYVEHQQDIYGLRRPEGRMTLHEVDPELMAQMLAPEQTMRQKDKFLSVDTGTQMVGGWLTNRKSEFMIGEMILVQCCLNPPHEDIWIDCHFCEEDGRIVHRSGQIVLRENLRSAFQVYPPATLEPGNYYVSIKSKGKEVLRRSVTLLPKLSAVAN, via the coding sequence ATGGATGCTAAAGAAGTGATTCCCACACTCACTCATTCGATTCGTGATCGCTTCCAGCGTTTCTTTTTCGCAGAAGAAGTTCCCTACGGACTGGCCATTGTCCGGATGCTGGTTCCACTCGTCTTACTGGGCACGGTCTGCACCAGATGGCCTTATTCCCGGGAACTGTTTTCCGCAGATGGCGCACCGGCTCCTTTGGCTGAAATTTTTCGATATTATGACTTTTTACCGATGCTTCCGGGAACGGTTGTCGTCGGCCTGTTCGCGGCACTCGCATTTTTTCTGTTCTGCAGCAGCATCGGCTGGATGACCCGGTTCTCCCTGATCGCTTCCGTAACACTTTATACCTATTTCTGTTTCATGGATTGCATCAGCATGGCGACGAAGTATTCCGTCATCGCTTCCCATGTCCTGTTTTTACTTTCGCTATCGCGATGCGGATCGATCTGGTCCGTTGACAGCTGGTTGAAAGGCAAACGAGAAAAGAAATCACTGCCGCTTTATACCAAACATGAACTGCCTCGATTTGAGGTCTGGCCCCAGAGACTGATGCAGATTTTGATCGCACTGATTTATTTTGGCGCTGCAATCACAAAACTTCACACCCCTGGTTATCTCGAAGGGGATCAGATCAGTTACTGGGCGATGTCACGATACAATAATCCGCATCCATTGGGTGAGTTCCTGACAATGTATCCAATTATGTTGTCTGTGATGTCCTATGTCGCTATCGTCTGGGAAATCGCCTTTGTCTTTATTGTCTGGCGGAAGTGGGGACGTATTCTCGGTCTGGGACTGGGAGCTGCCTTCCATATCGGCACACTCTTTTCTCTGGGACTTTACATTTTCCCAATGGTCTCGATTTCGATTTATTTCTGCTTCCTGACCGAAAACGATGTGCAATGGATCTCTGCTCAATTCCGACGACTGGTGCGTGGTACAGGGTGGCTGAAACAAACAGCAGCCAGTCTGGGAGCAGCTATTGAAAAGTATCGCCCTCAACCAGTTGCTGGCTGGAAATCTCCCACAGCCTGGGTGACAGGAATTATGGTAGTGTTAGTTCTCAGCATTTATGTCGAACATCAACAGGATATCTATGGCCTGCGGCGTCCTGAAGGACGGATGACACTGCATGAAGTTGATCCGGAACTGATGGCTCAAATGCTGGCCCCCGAACAGACAATGCGACAAAAAGACAAATTCCTTTCTGTGGATACCGGAACCCAAATGGTGGGAGGCTGGCTGACCAATCGTAAATCCGAATTCATGATCGGAGAAATGATTCTTGTTCAATGTTGTCTGAATCCACCGCATGAAGACATCTGGATCGATTGTCACTTCTGCGAAGAAGACGGGCGCATTGTTCATCGCAGTGGTCAGATTGTGCTGCGTGAGAATTTACGGAGTGCCTTTCAGGTCTACCCGCCTGCGACTCTGGAGCCTGGTAATTATTATGTTTCCATTAAGTCAAAAGGCAAAGAAGTATTGCGACGTTCTGTCACCTTGCTCCCCAAACTTTCTGCAGTGGCAAACTAA